A genomic window from Ruminiclostridium cellulolyticum H10 includes:
- a CDS encoding MarR family winged helix-turn-helix transcriptional regulator yields MNSETENSLFIVDELFRKLFNKYNKLESKKFFSKTLDDLTVIEINTILVIGHGEEDKKMSEIANTLGVTFGTPTVTVDRLIKKGYVIRRRDNEDRRQVFISLSKTGKDVFESIIMIRNILAEKIYGILSEDERKVLINILSSLNSNFDEIFSFKNK; encoded by the coding sequence ATGAATTCAGAAACAGAAAACAGTTTATTTATTGTGGATGAATTGTTCAGAAAGCTTTTTAATAAGTACAATAAACTTGAGAGTAAAAAATTTTTTAGTAAAACACTTGATGATCTTACTGTTATTGAAATTAATACTATATTGGTTATAGGTCATGGCGAGGAAGATAAAAAGATGTCCGAGATTGCAAACACTTTGGGCGTCACTTTCGGCACTCCTACAGTAACTGTTGACAGACTTATAAAAAAAGGTTATGTCATCAGAAGGAGAGACAATGAAGACAGAAGGCAGGTTTTTATTTCTCTTTCTAAAACCGGAAAAGATGTCTTTGAATCTATTATAATGATTAGGAATATACTTGCAGAAAAAATATACGGAATCCTTAGTGAAGACGAAAGAAAAGTTCTGATTAATATACTTTCATCACTTAATTCAAACTTTGATGAAATTTTTAGCTTCAAAAATAAGTAG
- a CDS encoding YhgE/Pip domain-containing protein, whose protein sequence is MQTLKKYKKFAVIVAVILIPLVYSFFYLDAFWDPYSKLDKLPVAVVNQDNGATIDGENRNLGKEITDNLKTDKNLKWVITSESDAKDGLENRRYYAMISIPGDFSKNISSAADIDKTQGNLIYTVNEKGNYLASQVLSRVTLEFKDKISKSVSEEIVGTLLDQIKDLPTSLKELDDGLKEIKDGAELLYDSNGKIVDGQKNFNDGVNKLNNGLADANNGSKTLIQGSKQLSDGAELFYRNLSGGSGKMTALVNGSNTFMSGLSNLNSGLNQLNSSITEAAPQISQLSKGTLDLNSGVQSYTSGVDKYIESVNKVSQTQSALANSIQKYVASHPEALTDPNFKAVIATLEASKSVPEQLKTAGGQLSSAGKLLTDGSGKVAGGVSQLTTQLSSAAQGINKLAAGSNELNKSYPMINQGILDTASSIKTASDKSKELSSGASSVNDGVAKLSSGISELAAGSEELSKNSGVLLDGETKIQDSLGKLKDGVTEASSGVSSSLLKADGKLNGTEGLKEYAADPVKITEKKVYGIPDYGTAFTPYFVSLSLWVGALLMFFAIYLDEEVRFRKFSSKSKGIMRFFAYTLIGIAQALVLDFVIVKGLHLEVANMGLFVLTSIIISLSFTSIMRFLLVQLRDVGKFLAILLLILQLTSCGGTFPMELVPRFFNVLNPFMPMTYSVNALREVIAGINNGFLAQNLIVLVTVMIGFLILNLVVSKLRFGSISSDSDDFVKISEEVSA, encoded by the coding sequence ATGCAAACATTGAAAAAGTATAAGAAATTTGCCGTAATCGTGGCAGTTATACTAATTCCATTGGTCTACAGTTTCTTCTATCTTGATGCTTTTTGGGATCCATACAGCAAACTTGACAAACTTCCTGTAGCCGTGGTAAACCAGGATAACGGAGCAACTATCGACGGCGAAAACAGAAATCTGGGAAAAGAAATTACAGACAATCTAAAAACCGATAAAAATCTTAAATGGGTTATTACGTCGGAATCTGATGCAAAGGACGGTTTAGAGAACAGAAGGTATTACGCAATGATTAGTATACCTGGAGATTTCTCAAAAAATATTTCTTCAGCAGCAGACATTGACAAGACTCAGGGTAATCTGATATATACCGTTAATGAAAAGGGAAATTACCTGGCAAGTCAGGTGCTGAGCAGGGTCACATTAGAGTTTAAGGATAAAATTTCCAAATCTGTTTCTGAAGAAATTGTAGGAACCCTTTTAGATCAGATAAAGGACCTTCCTACTAGTCTAAAAGAACTTGATGATGGCTTAAAGGAAATAAAAGACGGAGCAGAACTACTCTATGACAGCAATGGTAAAATTGTAGACGGACAGAAGAATTTTAATGACGGTGTTAATAAGCTGAACAACGGACTTGCAGATGCCAATAATGGTTCAAAGACTCTTATACAAGGTTCAAAACAGCTTAGCGACGGTGCAGAACTATTCTACAGAAATTTATCAGGCGGCTCAGGTAAAATGACAGCTCTGGTTAACGGTTCAAATACTTTTATGTCAGGTCTGTCAAATCTGAATTCGGGTTTAAACCAGTTGAATTCCAGCATTACAGAAGCAGCTCCGCAAATATCTCAGTTGTCTAAAGGAACCTTGGACTTAAACAGCGGAGTACAGTCCTATACATCAGGTGTTGACAAGTATATTGAATCGGTAAACAAGGTTTCTCAGACTCAATCTGCTTTGGCAAACTCTATTCAAAAATACGTGGCAAGTCATCCTGAAGCATTGACAGACCCAAATTTCAAGGCTGTAATCGCTACTCTGGAGGCCTCAAAGTCTGTTCCTGAACAGCTTAAAACCGCCGGAGGGCAGCTTTCTTCCGCCGGAAAACTACTTACTGACGGTTCAGGCAAGGTTGCAGGTGGAGTCTCACAGTTGACTACCCAGTTGAGTTCAGCAGCACAAGGTATAAATAAACTTGCTGCAGGATCAAATGAATTGAACAAATCATACCCCATGATTAACCAAGGTATCCTTGATACTGCCTCCAGCATCAAAACTGCATCCGATAAATCCAAGGAACTTTCTTCAGGGGCTTCATCGGTTAATGACGGAGTTGCAAAACTTTCAAGCGGTATTTCAGAACTGGCAGCCGGCAGCGAGGAATTATCCAAGAATTCTGGAGTGTTACTTGACGGTGAAACAAAGATTCAGGACAGTTTAGGCAAACTTAAGGATGGGGTAACAGAAGCAAGCAGCGGTGTGTCCTCTTCCCTTCTAAAGGCTGATGGTAAATTAAACGGTACAGAAGGCCTAAAGGAATATGCAGCAGATCCTGTTAAAATAACAGAAAAGAAGGTTTACGGTATTCCTGACTATGGTACTGCGTTTACACCTTATTTTGTATCACTATCACTTTGGGTTGGTGCATTGCTGATGTTCTTTGCAATTTATCTGGATGAGGAAGTAAGGTTTCGCAAATTCTCCTCCAAGTCTAAAGGTATTATGAGATTTTTTGCATATACTTTAATAGGTATTGCCCAGGCTCTTGTATTAGACTTTGTCATAGTAAAAGGTTTACATTTGGAAGTTGCAAATATGGGGCTTTTTGTGCTGACTAGTATAATAATATCATTGTCATTTACATCAATTATGAGATTTTTACTAGTACAGTTAAGAGATGTAGGCAAGTTCCTTGCAATTCTGCTATTGATATTACAGCTTACTTCATGTGGAGGAACCTTCCCTATGGAACTTGTTCCACGATTCTTCAATGTACTTAATCCGTTTATGCCAATGACATATTCGGTTAATGCGTTAAGAGAAGTAATTGCAGGTATCAATAATGGATTCCTTGCACAGAACCTTATTGTTTTAGTTACCGTAATGATAGGATTTCTTATATTGAACCTTGTAGTATCAAAGCTTAGATTTGGAAGCATTTCTTCTGATTCTGATGATTTTGTTAAAATATCCGAAGAAGTTTCAGCATAA
- a CDS encoding O-acetylhomoserine aminocarboxypropyltransferase/cysteine synthase family protein, translating to MSWKIETKCLQEGYKPENGQPRVLPIYQSTTYKYDSTEHVAKLFDLSVPGHMYSRISNPTVECVENKIAALEGGVGALCTSSGQAASLISILNICEAGDHFVCSGTIYGGTINLFGASLKKHGISVTFIDQDSSEEEIQKAFQPNTKALFGESIANPKISVLDIEKFAKIAHKNNVPLIIDNTFATPILLRPIEHGADIVIHSTTKYMDGHAVCIGGVIVDSGNFNWESGKFPGLTEPDETYHGMVYTRDCGKAAYITKARVQLIRDYGCCMSANNAFLLNLGLETLHLRMERHCQNAKKVAEYLATSDKVISVSYPTLPGDPYHSLAEKYLPKGCSGVVSFRIKGGREGAVKFMDKLKLAAIVVHVADCRTAVLHPASSTHRQLSDEQLVQAGIDPGLIRFSVGLENVDDIIVDIKQALED from the coding sequence ATGTCATGGAAAATTGAAACAAAGTGCCTCCAGGAAGGCTATAAACCTGAAAACGGTCAGCCCCGTGTACTTCCTATTTACCAAAGCACAACCTACAAATATGACTCAACCGAGCATGTTGCCAAACTCTTTGACTTATCGGTTCCGGGGCATATGTATTCCAGAATCAGCAATCCCACAGTAGAATGTGTTGAAAATAAGATTGCAGCATTGGAAGGCGGTGTCGGTGCTCTCTGCACCTCGTCCGGACAAGCTGCCTCTCTGATATCCATTCTAAATATATGCGAAGCAGGAGATCATTTTGTATGTTCCGGCACAATCTACGGAGGCACAATCAATCTCTTTGGTGCCAGTTTGAAAAAGCATGGAATAAGCGTAACCTTTATTGACCAGGACAGCTCAGAGGAAGAGATTCAAAAGGCTTTTCAGCCCAACACAAAAGCTCTTTTCGGTGAATCTATTGCCAATCCTAAAATCAGTGTACTCGACATAGAGAAGTTTGCAAAAATAGCACATAAAAACAATGTTCCCCTTATTATTGACAATACCTTTGCAACACCTATTTTGCTAAGGCCTATAGAACATGGTGCGGATATTGTAATACACTCCACTACAAAATACATGGATGGACATGCTGTATGCATCGGCGGAGTTATAGTTGACTCCGGCAACTTCAACTGGGAAAGCGGCAAATTCCCCGGTTTAACTGAACCTGATGAAACCTACCATGGTATGGTTTATACAAGAGACTGCGGTAAAGCTGCATATATAACTAAAGCCAGAGTACAGCTTATAAGGGATTACGGGTGTTGTATGTCGGCAAATAATGCATTTTTACTTAATCTTGGACTTGAAACTCTGCACTTGAGAATGGAACGTCACTGTCAAAACGCCAAAAAAGTTGCGGAATACCTTGCAACAAGCGACAAAGTAATATCTGTTAGCTACCCTACCCTGCCCGGTGATCCTTATCACTCTCTTGCTGAGAAGTATCTTCCAAAGGGCTGCAGCGGAGTTGTGTCTTTCAGAATTAAAGGCGGCAGAGAAGGTGCAGTCAAGTTTATGGATAAGTTAAAGCTTGCCGCGATAGTTGTTCACGTCGCAGATTGCAGAACAGCTGTACTTCACCCTGCAAGTTCCACTCACAGACAATTAAGTGATGAGCAGCTTGTACAGGCTGGGATCGACCCGGGTCTTATCCGTTTTTCAGTAGGTCTTGAAAATGTTGATGATATTATAGTTGACATAAAACAAGCTTTGGAAGATTAA
- a CDS encoding Lrp/AsnC family transcriptional regulator, with protein sequence MQFTFDELDKQILELLQADPVISNKDLAEKVGLSPSACLGRTKRLKEIGVIKKFAAVMDEKKLGYEVISFTFVNLSPHNRDITNAFLSKINETPQILECYNITGSWDYLIKIAAHNLADCRDFLIDTLLSFPGVNKIETSMVLSTDKQSFCLPVDSVVEK encoded by the coding sequence ATGCAATTTACTTTTGACGAATTAGATAAACAAATTCTTGAACTATTACAGGCTGACCCGGTAATATCAAATAAAGATCTTGCCGAAAAAGTAGGGCTGTCACCCTCCGCATGTCTAGGTCGCACCAAAAGACTCAAAGAAATAGGTGTTATAAAAAAATTTGCAGCAGTTATGGATGAAAAAAAACTGGGATATGAAGTTATATCATTTACCTTTGTAAACCTTTCGCCTCACAACAGGGATATTACAAATGCATTCCTCTCAAAAATCAATGAAACGCCTCAGATACTTGAATGCTACAATATTACAGGAAGCTGGGATTATCTTATTAAAATTGCTGCCCACAACCTAGCTGATTGCCGGGACTTTCTTATAGATACTCTTCTGTCATTTCCGGGCGTAAACAAGATTGAAACCAGTATGGTGCTAAGCACTGACAAACAGAGTTTCTGTCTGCCGGTTGATTCGGTTGTTGAAAAATAG